Proteins from a single region of Abyssalbus ytuae:
- a CDS encoding heme NO-binding domain-containing protein, with translation MKGIVFTEFLEMVEDAFGLETVDYIIENSALKSKGIYTSVGTYPFSEMVSLITNLSQKVNIPADDLIYEYGKYFFNVLFTNHSGIFEAYTSPVELLNSVENHIHVHVRKIYPEAELPTFDVLENKDNSMIMVYKSERGLYKFAQALIEKTFEHYNRSAIVNFEKLNELGTEVKFTITQNEK, from the coding sequence ATGAAAGGAATTGTTTTTACAGAGTTTCTGGAAATGGTTGAGGATGCTTTTGGATTAGAAACCGTTGACTATATAATTGAAAACTCTGCTTTAAAATCTAAAGGAATTTATACTTCTGTAGGCACCTATCCTTTTTCCGAAATGGTTAGTTTAATTACCAATTTAAGCCAAAAGGTAAATATTCCGGCTGATGACCTTATTTATGAATATGGTAAATATTTTTTTAATGTATTATTTACCAACCACTCCGGTATTTTTGAGGCATATACATCACCCGTTGAGTTATTAAATTCTGTAGAAAACCATATTCATGTACATGTGAGAAAAATTTACCCGGAAGCTGAACTGCCTACATTCGATGTCCTGGAAAATAAAGATAATTCTATGATAATGGTCTATAAATCGGAAAGAGGATTATATAAGTTTGCCCAGGCACTTATAGAAAAAACCTTTGAACATTATAATAGAAGTGCAATTGTAAATTTTGAAAAACTAAATGAGCTTGGAACAGAAGTCAAATTTACAATCACCCAAAATGAAAAATAA